TTACCCCTACACTCAAAAAGGTTCTGCTGGTGCTAGCCGTAGGTGTGGGGGTCGTCGTCACGCTGTACGTCGATGTTCCCACCGTCGCTACCATCCGGCAGTGGTCCATCGATGCCGGTGACTGGTTCCCTCTCCTCTACTTTCTCGCATACGTTGCACTGACTCAGTTTCCAATCCCCCGCACCGTATTCACTTTGGCTTCCGGAATCCTCTTCGGACCAATGCTAGGTTTCCTGCTCGCAATTACTGCGACCACGGTGTCTGGCCTTCTCTCCCTCTGGATTGTGCGGTTTTTGGGACGCGACTGGTTTCGCACGCACCTGACTAACCGCCGTCTCCTCAGTCTCGACCACCGGTTGGAACAACGCGGCTGGCTCACAGTGCTCAGCTTGCGCATGATTGCTGGCGTGCCATTTTCGTTTCTCAACTACGCCTGTGGGCTGTCGTCGATACGCACCGTGCCGTATATCATCGCCACTGCCCTGGGTTCGGCGCCGAACACACTCGCCGTCGTTTTGCTTGGCGACGCGCTGTTGGTCGGCTTCGACGTGCGCTTTGCGGTGGCCACGGGAATTCTGCTCGTGCTTGGCCTGCTGGGACTTCTTGCGGACGCCAAGTTCCCTGTCGTAACCGGTTCTTCGAAACGTTAAAACACCGCTTAGCGCTCTTGAACTAGACGTGAGTTTTTCGGCGGGCTGGTGTTGGTTGCCCGTGAGTTTGCGGAGGGAATGAACGTGTCTTAGCCCAACTGTCAAGGGGTGGGGCTAGACTAGAACGTATGTACTCAGTCTTTGCTAGGTATCGCGGTCGATCTACTCGCAGGGCAGATCACGTTCAGGCCTCTGCGCAGGCACTTTCCGGCCTGGAAGGCGTAGGAACTGTTGAGGTTGCAGGTATCGAAGAGCTTCGCGCAGCTCCTGAAAATGCTGTGGGAGTCACCACGCTTGTGCTGGCGCTATTGGCCGCAGGTGACTGGGCAGTAGGTATCGGTGTTTGTCCTCAGGACAACATTGAGCAAGCGCATCTGGCATCGAGCTCAGTCATCGGTAAGGGAGGCAGAGCTGGCACGGTAAAAACCCGCATTCGGACTAACAATCCGCGCGGTAAGGACTACTCGGAGGATATTGGCGCAGCATTCACATTGCTGCACCACGTTATCTCTCGCAGGTCCCCCGAAGGGCGCGAGGCAACTGGTTTGGTTCGCGCTGGTTATTCACAGGTAGAGGCCGCGGAAGAATTGGGAGTTTCTAAGCAGGCCGTCAATCAGCGCCTCGCAGCAGCTGGCTGGCAGGCGGAGCTGGCCGGGTGGGACCTGGCCGTCCACCTGCTTCAGCGAGCTGACGAGTTATAAAAACTTACTGCCCATTTTCTGGGGCGTAAGGGTCACGTGACCATCCTGAAAAATCTGGACGATCGGTGGAGTGGGCACCGCCGCCTGCAGTGGTATTACCGGTACCAGGAGCCGAGGGCAGGTCACGTTTGCCGGAGGGAACTGACGGTGCAGCCGGTGCATCCGGTGTTGCAGGTTCAACCGCTGCCGGGCGGTTCTGGCCACCCAACTGTTCAGGCTGAGTGGGCTGAGCCGACTCGGCGCGGCGGTTCTTCTTCCTCTCAGGGGTATTACCAGCTGCTGCAGCTACCGGATCATCAACCGGGCGGTTAGCGACCTCGTTCGCCGCGGCAACCGCACGAGCCAACTCCGGGTTGGTCGACATGTCGAACCAGTTCTCATCGCGGCCCTGCTCAGCTTCTTCCTTGGTCTCTCGGCTCACGGCTGGAGGCTCATAGCGGAAGACACCGTCGGCATCCTTCTTGCCGAAAGCCCTGGCGAAGCTCTCGAGGCTGTCACCGAACTGCGACGGAATCATCCAAACAGTATTGCCGTCCTTATTTGCCAGCTCAGGTAGCTTCTCCAGGTACTGCCAGGCAAGAATCTCAGGTGTCAACTGTGAAGCCTTGACAGCGGCGTTGACCTTCTGGATAGCGCGAGCATTACCCTGTGCCTCAAGGTAGGTAGCGGCGCGAGTACCCTCAGCGCGCAGAATGGTTGCCTGACGCTCAGCTTCAGCAGCCAGAATTGCTGCGTGCTTGTTACCCTCGGCGGCCAGAATCTGTGCCTGCTTACGGCCCTCAGCAGTTTTAATATCGGCTTCGCGGGTACCTTCCGCAGTCAGAATCATGGCGCGCTTCTCGCGATCGGCCTTCATCTGCTTTTCCATCGACTGCTGAATCGACGGTGGCGGCTCAATAGCCTTCAGCTCCACACGAGCGATACGAAGACCCCACTTGGCAGTGGCCTCGTCCAGCTCGCCGCGCAGACGGCGGTTGATGTAGTCACGGGAAGTCAGTGTCTCTTCCAGGGTCAGACCACCCACGACGTCGCGAAGCGTTGCGGTAGTGATCTGTTCGACACCGAAGATGTAGTCGTCGATACCGTAAATCGCCCGATCCGGTTCGTTGACCTGGAAGGTCACGACGGTATCGATAGCCACAGTCAGGTTGTCTTCGGTGATCACTGCCTGTGGCGGAAAGGTAACCATACGCTCACGGGTATCAACCTTCTCGCGCACTCGGTCAATAATCGGGATGATGAAGTTCAGGCCGCTATTCAGTGTCTGCGTGTATCGTCCCAGTCGCTCTACGATTGCCGCTTCACCCTGAGGGACCAGCACAATCGCTTTGAGAACCAAGGTAACAACCACGAGAATGAAAACGACGAGGATGATAAAGCCTTCCATGGTATTCCCTCGTAGCTAGAAACTGTGTGGTCAGTTATTTGATGGTCAGTAACTAAGAGTGCTCCGAGCGCCCTTTAAGTGAGTTGACTGCTCAGAGCAGCTTGTCCACTACTGCGGTATTGCCCGAAATCTCTACAATCGTGACTCTTTCCTTCGCATCGAAGGTCTGAGCAGTCAGAAGACTGCGCGCGCTCCACAACTCGCCATTGACCTTAATCAGACCCGCTGACGAGGAAACTGGCTCGATGACCTCAGCATGACGGCCCGCTAGCAGTTCCGGACGCGACTCCAGTTCGGCGGACTTGTCCGGTTTTGCCATCTTCTTGCGCAACACAGGGCGAACTGTCAGCA
The nucleotide sequence above comes from Corynebacterium amycolatum. Encoded proteins:
- a CDS encoding TVP38/TMEM64 family protein is translated as MNVSDVRITPTLKKVLLVLAVGVGVVVTLYVDVPTVATIRQWSIDAGDWFPLLYFLAYVALTQFPIPRTVFTLASGILFGPMLGFLLAITATTVSGLLSLWIVRFLGRDWFRTHLTNRRLLSLDHRLEQRGWLTVLSLRMIAGVPFSFLNYACGLSSIRTVPYIIATALGSAPNTLAVVLLGDALLVGFDVRFAVATGILLVLGLLGLLADAKFPVVTGSSKR
- a CDS encoding SPFH domain-containing protein is translated as MEGFIILVVFILVVVTLVLKAIVLVPQGEAAIVERLGRYTQTLNSGLNFIIPIIDRVREKVDTRERMVTFPPQAVITEDNLTVAIDTVVTFQVNEPDRAIYGIDDYIFGVEQITTATLRDVVGGLTLEETLTSRDYINRRLRGELDEATAKWGLRIARVELKAIEPPPSIQQSMEKQMKADREKRAMILTAEGTREADIKTAEGRKQAQILAAEGNKHAAILAAEAERQATILRAEGTRAATYLEAQGNARAIQKVNAAVKASQLTPEILAWQYLEKLPELANKDGNTVWMIPSQFGDSLESFARAFGKKDADGVFRYEPPAVSRETKEEAEQGRDENWFDMSTNPELARAVAAANEVANRPVDDPVAAAAGNTPERKKNRRAESAQPTQPEQLGGQNRPAAVEPATPDAPAAPSVPSGKRDLPSAPGTGNTTAGGGAHSTDRPDFSGWSRDPYAPENGQ
- a CDS encoding NfeD family protein; its protein translation is MISLLWLGASLLLVLGELAVGDLALLMLGGGALAASGASQLGAPLWLSVVIFAVVSAALVLTVRPVLRKKMAKPDKSAELESRPELLAGRHAEVIEPVSSSAGLIKVNGELWSARSLLTAQTFDAKERVTIVEISGNTAVVDKLL